The proteins below are encoded in one region of Podarcis raffonei isolate rPodRaf1 chromosome 6, rPodRaf1.pri, whole genome shotgun sequence:
- the TTPAL gene encoding alpha-tocopherol transfer protein-like, which translates to MSGNGDGTIPSPSVGSLSEIEVLPDQPKYVCSLSAELVAKAREELQEKPEWRLRDVQALRDMVCKDYPNLGTCLDDAFLLRFLRARKFDYDRALQLLVNYHCCRRSWPEVFTNLKPSAIKPALESGFVTVLSHLDTEGRHVVCIRPDRWIPSNYPITENIRAIYLTLEKLIQSEETQVNGIVILADYKGVSLSKASHFGPFIGKKVIGILQDGFPIRIKAVNIINEPRIFKGIFAIIKPFLKEKIANRFFLHGSDLSSLHHNLPPWILPEEYGGTAGKLDISAWNELLLASEDDFLYDASLLAPSTDSSPLDPLLTGEIDEKQCDDSLRSLKTQLYSCY; encoded by the exons ATGTCAGGAAATGGTGATGGCACCATTCCAAGTCCCTCTGTGGGATCTCTGTCAGAGATTGAGGTCCTGCCAGATCAGCCAAAGTATGTGTGCTCATTGTCCGCTGAACTTGTTGCCAAGGCACGTGAAGAGCTGCAGGAAAAACCTGAGTGGCGGCTTCGAGATGTTCAAGCCCTCAGAGACATGGTGTGCAAAGACTATCCTAACCTGGGAACATGTTTAGATGACGCTTTCTTGCTCAGGTTCCTTAGAGCCCGGAAGTTTGATTATGATCGGGCACTTCAGCTCCTTGTGAACTATCACTGCTGTAGGAGGAGTTGGCCTGAGGTTTTTACTAACCTGAAACCGTCTGCTATAAAGCCTGCCTTAGAGTCTGGTTTTGTCACTGTGCTTTCTCACTTAGATACTGAAGGACGCCATGTTGTTTGCATTCGCccag ACAGATGGATCCCAAGTAACTACCCAATTACTGAAAATATTCGTGCCATATACTTAACATTAGAAAAGCTCATTCAGTCTGAAGAGACCCAGGTGAATGGAATTGTTATCCTTGCAGACTACAAAGGAGTCAGCTTGTCTAAGGCATCTCATTTTGGTCCATTTATAGGCAAAAAAGTGATCGGAATTCTTCAG gatgGCTTTCCTATTAGAATAAAAGCTGTCAATATTATAAATGAACCTCGAATATTCAAGGGAATTTTTGCCATCATCAAACCCTTTCTGAAAGAGAAAATAGCAAATCGG tttttTCTTCATGGGTCAGACTTGAGCTCTCTTCACCACAACCTTCCACCATGGATTCTACCTGAAGAATATGGGGGCACTGCAGGGAAACTGGATATCTCTGCCTGGAATGAGCTGCTGCTGGCCTCAGAGGATGACTTCCTGTATGATGCTTCTCTTCTGGCTccctccactgactcttctcctctCGACCCATTATTGACTGGGGAGATTGATGAGAAGCAATGTGATGACTCTTTGCGAAGCTTGAAAACACAACTCTATTCCTGCTATTAA